The stretch of DNA GCGGAGTCGAACACCATTCCAAACCGCATCGGAACGACCGTCGTGCCGCCGTCTAGCTGCATTACGGCCTGCAACACGTCGTCGTGTGCCCGAGCGTTCTCGTCGGTTTCTTCCGGCTCTTCGGTGTCGATGTCGGAGACGATCGCTGAGAACGGTGGATAGTCGACCGTGTAGATATCGGTCGCCCCCTCTACCCCGGCAACGGCAACGTCTACCGTCGTCTTTCCGACGACGCCGTAGACGTAGTAATTGCTCGTCATCGTCTCTGTGCCCGCCGCTGGTCGGTATGACGGTTCATTGTTCTCATAGCCATTTGCCACACCGCCTTCTAATTGTGACGGCCAAACAGTCTGGAAATTTTACCCGTCGGCCTCAACGAATAAAGGGGTCCACGAGAGACGGACACAGGCAATGGCAGGTTCCCAACCAGACACCTCCAGTCTCGCAGACGTACTCGACCGCATCCTCGACAAGGGCGTCGTCATCGACGTGTTCGCCCGCCTCTCGGTCGTCGGGATCGAACTGCTCACCGTCGAAGCACGCGTCGTCGCCGCCTCCGTGGACACGTTCCTCAAGTACGCAGCCGAGATGAGCAGGCTAGAGCAAGTAACCCAATCCGGTGACCTGGAGGACATCCAGGAGTTCGAACTCACGGCAACGAACTAAATGAGCACCGACGTAGACCAATGTCGCGCGCTCACCGAAGACGGCGCGCGTTGTGACCGGGAGGCGACCGACGGGTCGTTTTGCTACCAGCACGACGAAGACGACCCGACCATCGACGAGGACGCAGCAGACGACCCGTCGCTCGATGGCGACCTGTCCATCCTCGACGTTCGCACGCGCGTCGCGGAGACGGCAACCGACCTCATCGGTCACGACTTAGACGGCGTCTCTGAGGTCATGGCCACTGGCGACGACGGGTGGCGAGCGGTCGTCGAAGTCGTCGAACGCCACTCGGTTCCGGACACCCAGGACATCCTCGGCCAGTACGAGGTGCTCCTCAGCGAGCGCGGCGAGATAGAAGGCTACAGCCGTCTCGGGCGGTTCCGGCGGTCTGATACTGCCGTCCAGAGCTGAAACGCCCTCGCCGGATTTCGCTCACACCGGCGTTCTGAGCGCCCAGCTGTCAGTTTCCGGGTCGAGGCGGTTCGGTTCTTTCCCCCGTTCTGCGAGCAGGCCAACGTGATAGAGCATCGCCTTCAACTGGAACACGGTTGGCGAGTGATACACGTTGCCGTCCATGAGTGCCTCCCTCACTAACTCACCGTCCTCGCTGAGCACGGCAGACCGAACCGAAGCCGTTCCCCGAATGAACAACTCAACCGTGAACGTTGGGTGTTGTTCGTAGAGCGTCGTCACGAGGTCGATGAGCGTTGGCTCGGGCGTGTTCCATTCGTGGAGCTGCTGGAGTTCCGTCACAAGCAGTTGGGTCGCCGGGTAGGCAAACACGACGCGCCGGGCGAGTTGCCCCCAGCGCGGGGCGTCGGTGTAAAAGCGCGACTGGGTTCCTTTCCAGTGTTCGAACCGTTCGAGGGCCGCTTCCACGCTGCCACAGGTCTCCTGTGCAAATCGCACCACTTCGTGACCGAGTGGTGTCAGGGTCTCTCGACCGAGGTCGTCGTCTACAAGGCCAAGAAATAGGGCTCCCCGTCGGGCACTGTTCGTCTCACGGACGACGTACCGCGAGAGCGTTTGCTCGACCTCGTGTTGGTTCTCCCCGAGCGCAAAAGCAAGCGCATAGCCGAGGTAGTTTTTCGGGTGATTCAACCCGAAGGACTTGTCGGCGACGCCCTGTGCGCTTGCCTGAAATCGGATTGCGTCCGTCGCTTCAGAGCCACGGTGACCAACGAGCCGTGGGACGACAGTCGGTTCGACTGCGCCGTCCGGGGAGACGCTCAAAATCCCCACGTTCAACTCGCGTGCGAGCGTCGCATCGGTTTGCGTGATGGCGTCTGCCGGTGCGGCCAGATACGCCGCGTTCGCCTCCCCGAGGCGGTTGTACGCCTGCACGATGCCGCGCTCTGTGTCCACTAGTCCGTTGCTTGTGTGGCCTTTTGCCTCGATGGCGACGAGCGGCGGGTCGTCACCGAAGCGCTCGACAGCGAGCAGTTCGGGTTCGAGCGTTCTGACGCCGACTAAGTCCGGATAGCCACTACCAATCTTGACGTGGTTGAACGGCGCGAGTTCTTCGACGATGTCTGCTCGAATGCGCTCGTCTGCGAGCCACGTTCCCGTCGAAAACTGTGTGTCAGTGACAGCATACACTTGCGAATCTTCAGACTTTGGAAACAGCCGTCGCTTCGTGTGTGCGAGCACGTAGGGTTCAGAGAGCGACCCCGAAGCGCTAGCCATACCCTCGTTTCACCGACCACTGATAAGAACCTTGAGCTGGCAGAACGTTCAACCCGATACCACCCCAACCCCCGCCAATGCCCGAGGTTCGAGGCGTCGGCGTCGACTCAGAGACGCGCTGTGCCCACTACGACACAGCCCGCGACGTGGTCGCGCTCAAATTCGCCTGCTGTGAGACCTACTACCCGTGTTTCCAGTGTCACGAAGCCGTCGCTGACCACGACGCCGTCGTCTGGCCGCGCGCCCGATTCGACGAGCCTGCGGTGCTGTGTGGCGTCTGTGACACAGAACTCTCGGTCACGGCGTATCTCGGCGCCGACGACGCGTGTCCGGCGTGCGGGGCGGCGTTTAATCCGGGGTGTCGGGAACACTACAACCGCTACTTCGAGCGGTGAGCGAGCCCACTCTGGATAGGTGGCAGATGTGATAGTAATGTGTCTACTTACGGTGCTGGTGGGTACGATTTCCCGAATCCGTGTCGATAATCACAAATCATTCGGTGGTAGTAATGGGTCGTTTCCAGACCATCCGTAGTAATAATCTGTAGAAAAACACACGCAATTAATACATTCAATACTGTCAAACATTCTTACGATAAGTATATACTAATAAACGTACACTTTTCACCTAAGATAGCCTGTGGGGACGGGCTAACTGGGGGGTTAGACAATGGGACACTGGGGGGACAGTGGACAGCCGAGAGGCTCACCACACAACAACTGGGGGACAGCCACGCGAGCACAGGCCGAGACGATTGGGGTCGTCCTGTTGCTCTTTTTCGTCATGACGACTGTCGCACTCACCGCGTCGGTGGGTTCGGCCGGCCTCGAAATGGCATCGAACACCGCAGAGACGAGCAAAGCAGAGGTCACACTCATGCAACTCGACAACCGCATGGAACAGGTTGCACTTGGCGACACGAAACTCCAGACGATGGCGCTCGGACTCGACGGCAAAGAGGGAACGATGCACGTCCGCGAGGGTGCCGGGTCAATCCGCGTCGAGGTTTTCCCGTACGAATCGAACGAGGTCGAGACGGTGCTCGTAAACGAGCCGCTTGGCGACGTCGTGTATCGCAATGGTAACGTCACGCTCGCCGCACAAGGCGGTGGGCTCTGGCGCGTCGATGGGGACGGGCAAGCGCGGATGATCTCTGCACCACGATTCCACTACAAAGACGACACGTTGACGCTTCCTATCATCGTCACCAGCGGACAGACGACCCTCGACACTGAAGCCGTCATCACCGAGCAGTCGGTGCACTCTCAATCGGTGTATCACTCACAAGATGAGGGTGCTATCCTGAAACCCGGCTCTCGTGTCCGAGTGACCATCCAGAGCGACTACTACGTCGCGTGGGGCGCGTATTTCGAACGCGAGTTCAACGGAACGGTCACGTACGACTCGGCGGCCGAGACTGCCTCGATCGAGTTCGCTGCGCCACTCCAGAACCCGGGGGTGCTAGGTGGATTGTTTTCGACCTCACCGGACGACGTCATTATTAAGGCCAGCTCTGGGACGGACTTCACCGACAGCTACGATTCGCGGGTTGGCCCCTACGATGCCGCGACGGCTGGGTCGAATGGGCACGTCATCGGGGCAGGAGACGTAGAAATCACCACAGGACAGGTCAACATCAACGGAGACCTCATCGCAGGGGGTTCGCTAAACGCCAACTCGAACAGCATGTACATCTCTGGGAACGTGACCTACAGCTCGCTGGTCACGCAAAAAGGGACGATTGCTGGCTGGATGAAACAACAGCCAGTCTACTTCGAGGACGTTGCTGCGATCGACCGTGTTATCGATGCAAAAGTGCGTGCCATCGCGCCGACCAACGATAATGCAAATGTCTCAGCACTCTCGGGTACCAACGTAGACGCCAGTGGCGGCCCCGTCACTCTCTCGGCTGGCGACTACATCGTCGATGACCTCACCTTAGACGGCTCCGACGAGGTGCTCGTCCTCGACCTGAGCCAGGGTGACGTCAACCTCGTCGTGAACAACAGCTTGACGGTCAGCAACGGCGCGGAACTCCGTGTTATCAACTCTGAAAACGGGACGGCTCGCGTCTGGTTCAACGGGACTGCACTTACTTTCAACTACGCGACCGTTACCGTAGCGGGTGACAGGGCGAACTCGCTGTGGATTTACGCCCCTGCTGACGCCGATATGCTTCTCTACGACGGCCAGTTCACGGGCGTCATCTACGCGCCAAACGGCGGTAACGCCGGTGTTGGCTCCGTGACGATAGAACACTTCGCGGACATCAAGGGCGCAATCGTCGCCGGTCAGACGGAGTTTCTCACCGGATCGTCTATCCACTTCGATGAAGCGTTGCTCCCGACCGACCCGATTCCACCGACGGGCCACTCACCAATCCGGTACATCCACCTCTCGGTGAACGAAATCGAACTCACCGAATCCGACTGACTGTCGCGAGATGCGCTTCCCCGAAGGCTAGCTACTTAGTCACACACCCACCACTTCGAGGTATGCACCTTGGGAGTATGCTGCCAACCCACTGTACCGGCGAGTATCGCGTCCCGGCGGAGACGATTCGCTGGTGGGCGCGCGAAGCGACCGACGCGGGCTTTCACG from Haladaptatus sp. ZSTT2 encodes:
- the gvpO gene encoding gas vesicle protein GvpO, halophile-type, yielding MSTDVDQCRALTEDGARCDREATDGSFCYQHDEDDPTIDEDAADDPSLDGDLSILDVRTRVAETATDLIGHDLDGVSEVMATGDDGWRAVVEVVERHSVPDTQDILGQYEVLLSERGEIEGYSRLGRFRRSDTAVQS
- the gvpA gene encoding gas vesicle protein GvpA → MAGSQPDTSSLADVLDRILDKGVVIDVFARLSVVGIELLTVEARVVAASVDTFLKYAAEMSRLEQVTQSGDLEDIQEFELTATN
- a CDS encoding DUF7289 family protein encodes the protein MGHWGDSGQPRGSPHNNWGTATRAQAETIGVVLLLFFVMTTVALTASVGSAGLEMASNTAETSKAEVTLMQLDNRMEQVALGDTKLQTMALGLDGKEGTMHVREGAGSIRVEVFPYESNEVETVLVNEPLGDVVYRNGNVTLAAQGGGLWRVDGDGQARMISAPRFHYKDDTLTLPIIVTSGQTTLDTEAVITEQSVHSQSVYHSQDEGAILKPGSRVRVTIQSDYYVAWGAYFEREFNGTVTYDSAAETASIEFAAPLQNPGVLGGLFSTSPDDVIIKASSGTDFTDSYDSRVGPYDAATAGSNGHVIGAGDVEITTGQVNINGDLIAGGSLNANSNSMYISGNVTYSSLVTQKGTIAGWMKQQPVYFEDVAAIDRVIDAKVRAIAPTNDNANVSALSGTNVDASGGPVTLSAGDYIVDDLTLDGSDEVLVLDLSQGDVNLVVNNSLTVSNGAELRVINSENGTARVWFNGTALTFNYATVTVAGDRANSLWIYAPADADMLLYDGQFTGVIYAPNGGNAGVGSVTIEHFADIKGAIVAGQTEFLTGSSIHFDEALLPTDPIPPTGHSPIRYIHLSVNEIELTESD
- a CDS encoding CHY zinc finger protein, encoding MPEVRGVGVDSETRCAHYDTARDVVALKFACCETYYPCFQCHEAVADHDAVVWPRARFDEPAVLCGVCDTELSVTAYLGADDACPACGAAFNPGCREHYNRYFER